A genomic region of Ignavibacteria bacterium contains the following coding sequences:
- a CDS encoding class I SAM-dependent methyltransferase encodes MSTGNKPHYLDHDHPNYLRWQRSREISFERGKFVKSIISKYKQTSNIKVLDIGSGFGGTIQNFLDEKNEIFSVEIDEFKLSNQVEHKSIKKFNCNAFDLPFNDKFDVIILQDFIEHIENPEQFLRYIKNYLKNDGIIYLSTPNKFSLVNILSDPHWGFPFVSVLPRKLIKKIFIPLFRENEKYRKDIAELLSLRRLEKIFFKTGFVYQIHTKEAVQTLLNNPGQIIWSDFHLSLLKILKMLKLDKILLRIANNQSGFVNKFLTPTFYFTLKKAH; translated from the coding sequence TTGTCAACTGGAAATAAACCGCATTATTTAGATCACGATCACCCAAATTATCTAAGATGGCAGCGAAGCAGAGAAATTTCTTTCGAGCGTGGAAAGTTCGTTAAAAGCATTATTTCAAAATACAAACAAACTTCAAACATAAAAGTCCTTGATATCGGTTCTGGTTTCGGAGGAACAATCCAAAATTTTCTTGACGAGAAAAACGAAATCTTTTCTGTTGAGATTGATGAATTTAAACTTTCAAATCAGGTTGAGCATAAATCAATCAAGAAATTTAATTGTAACGCTTTCGATCTTCCTTTTAATGATAAATTTGATGTCATAATTCTTCAGGATTTCATTGAACACATTGAAAATCCCGAACAATTTCTGAGATATATTAAAAATTATCTTAAGAACGATGGAATAATCTATTTAAGCACACCGAATAAATTCTCGTTGGTAAATATTTTATCTGATCCACATTGGGGCTTTCCTTTCGTATCGGTTCTGCCTCGAAAATTGATTAAGAAGATATTTATTCCTTTGTTCAGGGAAAATGAAAAATATAGAAAGGATATTGCTGAACTTTTATCATTAAGAAGATTAGAAAAGATTTTCTTTAAAACTGGTTTTGTTTATCAAATACATACAAAAGAAGCTGTTCAAACTTTACTAAATAATCCGGGGCAAATAATCTGGTCGGATTTTCATCTTTCTTTATTAAAAATCTTAAAGATGCTTAAGCTTGATAAGATTTTACTTCGAATTGCGAACAATCAATCTGGATTTGTAAATAAATTTCTCACTCCTACATTCTACTTCACACTAAAGAAAGCCCATTGA
- a CDS encoding FtsX-like permease family protein, which translates to MDYKEIIKHSFYSLKANKLRAFLTILGIVVGIFSIIAIMTIVTIMQSSIESGLSQLGTNTFQIQKLPAFRSGDPKERAKYAKRRNITYEEFVRFSELMKDAKYVAAERWKFGQTARFLNRETNPNIPVAGITPEAMFTNNWVVQSGRAINSLDINYSADVAIIGIDIQNKLYPNIDPIGQEISISGRKFEVIGILEKQGSVFGQSRDNFILIPITTFNKYFGSIDPFSWGGSLNITVMASSKETYDETIDKAIGYFRVVRKLNPGEENDFEIFSNESLIGQVNEVTRGVKIGVFAVAAIALIAAGIGIMNIMLVSVTERTKEIGIRKSVGATKKDILLQFLVEAIILCLVGGLIGIILGITAGNIAASFIGGTFTIPVLWISIGIFLCVLVGIIFGTYPAYKAANLDPIEALRYE; encoded by the coding sequence ATGGATTATAAAGAAATCATTAAACATTCTTTTTATTCATTGAAAGCAAACAAACTAAGAGCATTTCTGACAATTTTAGGAATTGTCGTTGGTATCTTTTCAATTATTGCAATTATGACCATTGTAACAATTATGCAGTCGAGCATTGAAAGCGGATTAAGTCAACTCGGAACAAACACATTTCAGATTCAAAAACTGCCAGCATTTAGAAGCGGCGATCCAAAAGAAAGAGCTAAATATGCAAAAAGAAGAAACATAACTTACGAAGAGTTTGTTCGTTTCTCCGAATTAATGAAAGATGCAAAGTATGTTGCCGCTGAAAGATGGAAATTTGGTCAAACTGCCAGATTCCTTAATCGAGAAACAAATCCAAATATTCCCGTTGCCGGCATCACACCAGAAGCAATGTTCACAAATAATTGGGTAGTTCAAAGCGGAAGGGCTATAAACTCTCTTGATATTAATTATTCTGCCGATGTCGCAATTATTGGAATTGATATTCAAAATAAATTATATCCCAATATTGATCCGATTGGTCAGGAAATTTCTATAAGCGGAAGAAAATTTGAAGTAATCGGTATACTGGAAAAACAGGGTAGTGTTTTTGGACAGAGCAGAGATAATTTCATTTTAATTCCGATTACAACATTTAATAAATACTTTGGTTCAATTGATCCTTTCAGCTGGGGCGGAAGCCTTAATATCACCGTGATGGCTTCTTCAAAAGAAACTTACGATGAAACAATTGATAAAGCAATTGGATACTTCAGAGTTGTAAGAAAATTAAATCCCGGTGAAGAAAACGACTTCGAAATTTTTTCAAATGAATCTCTTATAGGACAGGTTAATGAAGTAACGCGAGGAGTTAAAATAGGAGTTTTTGCTGTTGCCGCCATTGCATTAATTGCTGCTGGTATTGGAATAATGAATATCATGCTTGTATCGGTAACTGAAAGAACAAAAGAAATCGGAATAAGAAAATCCGTTGGCGCAACTAAGAAAGATATTTTATTACAATTTTTGGTCGAAGCAATTATACTATGCCTTGTTGGTGGTTTAATCGGAATTATATTAGGAATTACAGCAGGTAATATTGCTGCATCATTTATCGGGGGCACATTTACAATTCCGGTTCTTTGGATAAGCATTGGAATATTTCTGTGTGTCTTAGTAGGAATAATCTTTGGAACTTATCCTGCTTATAAAGCTGCAAACTTAGATCCTATTGAAGCCTTAAGATATGAATAA